One region of Micromonospora ureilytica genomic DNA includes:
- a CDS encoding Nramp family divalent metal transporter — MVTNELTTSRATPLQAARARGRVRGRLILLGPAFVAAVAYVDPGNFATNSAAGARYGYLLVWVVVVANLMAMLVQTLTAKLGLATGRSLPELCRERLPRPVNRMMWVQAELVAMATDLAEVIGGAVALYLLFGIPLLPGGIIIGTASFAVLALRSRGYRAFEVAIAVLLGVIVLAFAANLLASGSDPASAMAGLVPRLQGTDSVLLAAGILGATVMPHVIYVHSALTRDRIPAADDTERRILFRGQRTDVLLALSAAGAVNLAMLLIAASSFRGGGPGGADSLEGVHAGLGQTIGTAAAFGFAVALLVSGLASTSVGTYAGEVIMQGFLRRRVPLLLRRLVTLLPALAVLAIGLDPTRALVLSQVILSFGIPFALIPVVAFTRRRDLMGNLVNHPLTTAAACLVAVLVVALNAFLLWQVVAG; from the coding sequence ATGGTCACCAACGAACTGACGACGTCGAGGGCGACTCCACTACAGGCCGCTCGCGCCCGGGGCCGCGTACGCGGGCGGCTGATCCTGCTCGGCCCGGCGTTCGTCGCCGCGGTCGCCTACGTCGACCCCGGCAACTTCGCCACCAACTCCGCCGCCGGCGCCCGCTACGGCTACCTGCTGGTCTGGGTCGTGGTGGTGGCCAACCTGATGGCGATGTTGGTGCAGACGCTCACCGCGAAGCTGGGTCTGGCCACCGGGCGCAGCCTGCCCGAGCTGTGCCGGGAGCGCCTACCCCGGCCGGTGAACCGGATGATGTGGGTGCAGGCCGAGTTGGTCGCCATGGCCACCGACCTGGCTGAGGTGATCGGTGGCGCGGTTGCCCTTTACCTGCTCTTCGGCATCCCCCTGCTGCCCGGCGGGATCATCATCGGCACGGCCTCGTTCGCGGTGCTCGCGTTGCGCTCGCGCGGCTACCGTGCCTTCGAGGTCGCCATCGCCGTCCTGCTCGGTGTGATCGTGCTGGCCTTCGCCGCCAACCTGCTCGCCTCCGGCTCCGACCCCGCCTCGGCGATGGCCGGTCTGGTGCCGCGCCTGCAGGGCACGGACAGCGTGCTGCTGGCCGCCGGCATCCTCGGCGCGACAGTCATGCCGCACGTCATCTACGTGCACTCCGCGCTCACCCGTGACCGCATTCCCGCCGCCGACGACACCGAGCGCCGGATCCTGTTCCGCGGCCAGCGCACCGATGTGCTGCTCGCCCTGAGCGCGGCCGGCGCGGTCAACCTCGCCATGCTGCTGATCGCCGCGTCCAGCTTCCGGGGCGGCGGGCCGGGCGGTGCGGACAGCCTGGAGGGGGTGCACGCCGGGCTCGGCCAGACCATCGGCACCGCCGCCGCGTTCGGGTTCGCCGTCGCCCTGCTGGTCTCGGGGCTCGCCTCCACGAGCGTGGGCACCTACGCCGGAGAGGTGATCATGCAGGGCTTCCTGCGGCGGCGGGTTCCGCTGCTGCTGCGTCGGCTGGTCACCCTGCTACCCGCGTTGGCAGTGCTCGCCATCGGCCTCGACCCGACCCGGGCGCTGGTGCTGTCCCAGGTCATCCTCAGCTTCGGCATCCCGTTCGCGCTGATCCCGGTGGTCGCCTTCACCCGCCGCCGCGACCTGATGGGCAACCTGGTCAACCACCCGCTCACCACGGCCGCCGCGTGCCTGGTGGCCGTGCTGGTGGTCGCGCTCAACGCGTTCCTCCTCTGGCAGGTCGTCGCCGGCTGA
- a CDS encoding DNA glycosylase AlkZ-like family protein yields MGVHRLDRAQARRIAIRAQLLAAPRPTDLLTVVRQLTLVQIDPTAAVAPSADLVCWSRLGSSYQPLHLREALERHRTLFEHQAMVRPMDDLGLFLAAMAASPGHERHSEWLRANDSFRRDVLDLLGRSGPLLSRDIPDTSAVPWPSSGWTNNRNVTQMLEFLVLRGEVAIAGRQGRQRLWDVAERVYPAGTPVVELEQARRLRNERRLRALGIARAKAVVVPGEPADVGDVGEPAVIEGVAGEWRVDPAALGQPFTGRTALLSPFDRLVHDRVRLADLFEYEYVLEMYKPRVSRRWGYFALPILHGDRLVGKVDATAERRRGTLTVHAIHEDVPFTPEVTRAVHDELHDLASWLSLTVEGLR; encoded by the coding sequence GTGGGTGTGCACCGACTCGATCGGGCCCAGGCGCGGCGGATCGCCATCCGGGCCCAGCTGCTGGCCGCTCCGCGTCCGACCGACCTCCTGACCGTGGTCCGCCAGCTGACCCTGGTGCAGATCGACCCGACCGCCGCCGTCGCCCCCAGCGCCGACCTCGTCTGCTGGAGCCGGCTCGGCTCGTCGTACCAGCCCCTGCACCTGCGGGAGGCCCTCGAACGGCACCGGACGCTCTTCGAGCACCAGGCGATGGTGCGACCGATGGACGACCTGGGGCTCTTCCTCGCGGCGATGGCGGCGTCGCCCGGTCACGAGCGCCACAGCGAGTGGCTGCGCGCCAACGACTCGTTCCGGCGGGACGTGCTCGACCTGCTGGGCCGCTCCGGTCCGCTGCTCTCCCGCGACATCCCGGACACGAGCGCCGTGCCGTGGCCGTCGTCGGGCTGGACCAACAACCGCAACGTCACCCAGATGCTGGAGTTCCTGGTCCTGCGCGGCGAGGTCGCGATCGCCGGCCGTCAGGGCCGACAGCGGCTCTGGGACGTGGCCGAGCGGGTCTACCCGGCCGGCACACCCGTCGTCGAGCTGGAGCAGGCGCGCCGACTCCGCAACGAGCGACGGCTGCGGGCGCTGGGCATCGCTCGGGCGAAGGCGGTGGTCGTGCCCGGCGAGCCCGCCGACGTCGGCGACGTCGGCGAGCCGGCCGTGATCGAGGGCGTCGCGGGGGAGTGGCGGGTGGACCCGGCCGCGCTCGGGCAGCCCTTCACTGGGCGTACGGCGCTGCTGTCGCCGTTCGACCGGCTGGTGCACGACCGGGTCCGCCTCGCGGACCTTTTCGAGTACGAGTACGTGCTGGAGATGTACAAGCCCAGGGTGAGCCGCCGGTGGGGCTACTTCGCGCTGCCGATCCTGCACGGTGATCGGCTGGTCGGAAAGGTGGACGCCACGGCCGAGCGTCGGCGCGGCACGCTCACCGTGCACGCCATTCACGAGGATGTGCCCTTCACCCCGGAGGTGACCCGGGCCGTGCACGACGAGCTGCACGACCTGGCGTCCTGGCTGTCGCTGACCGTCGAGGGCCTCCGCTGA
- a CDS encoding esterase-like activity of phytase family protein gives MRVGGRLTWGRRARAGAVLTALLAGVVPPAVALVPAAATAGAAAGTPVCQVRDDRLREISGMVATDDGYVVINDGADDEARRRIFFLDQRCAVVRTVSFPSRPRDTEDLAIGRDGTVWVGDIGDNDRTRTTVGVWRLAPGAKQPVLHRMTYPDRPHDAEALLLDASGRPLIVTKGGSGTVFLYAPSTALRSDATTPLTALGQVTVPTTTTSNPFSFLGRGVITGAASAPDGRRVVLRSYADAFEYDVPDGDVVRALTTGTPRITPLPDEPQGESITYSRDGRSLLTVSESAGQAAGTRSTILRYPATATTLTAAPSTESVDPVTPTSVRPAAGEVGGVDGRTWPLAVGAGTLLVLLGLAGVLWWRHTVRR, from the coding sequence ATGCGGGTAGGCGGACGGTTGACCTGGGGGCGGCGTGCTCGCGCGGGGGCGGTGCTGACCGCGTTGCTCGCGGGCGTGGTGCCGCCGGCCGTGGCGCTGGTGCCGGCCGCCGCCACGGCGGGCGCGGCGGCGGGGACGCCGGTCTGTCAGGTGCGCGACGACCGGCTCCGTGAGATCTCCGGGATGGTCGCCACCGACGACGGGTACGTGGTGATCAACGACGGGGCCGACGACGAGGCGCGCCGCCGGATTTTCTTCCTCGACCAGCGCTGTGCTGTGGTGCGAACGGTCTCCTTCCCGTCCCGCCCCCGCGACACCGAGGACCTGGCCATCGGTCGGGACGGCACCGTCTGGGTCGGCGACATCGGCGACAACGACCGCACCCGGACGACGGTCGGCGTGTGGCGGCTCGCGCCGGGGGCGAAGCAGCCGGTGCTGCACCGGATGACCTACCCGGACCGCCCGCACGACGCCGAAGCGCTGCTGCTCGACGCGTCAGGTCGGCCGCTGATCGTCACCAAGGGCGGCAGTGGCACCGTCTTCCTGTACGCGCCGAGCACCGCGCTGCGGTCGGACGCGACAACGCCGCTGACCGCGCTCGGCCAGGTGACAGTGCCGACGACCACGACCAGCAACCCGTTCTCGTTCCTGGGACGCGGGGTGATCACCGGCGCGGCGAGCGCACCGGACGGACGGCGGGTGGTGCTGCGCAGCTACGCCGACGCCTTCGAGTACGACGTGCCCGACGGCGACGTGGTCCGCGCGTTGACCACCGGCACCCCGCGGATCACCCCGTTGCCGGACGAGCCCCAGGGCGAGTCGATCACCTACAGCCGCGACGGCCGGTCGTTGCTCACCGTCTCCGAATCCGCCGGTCAAGCAGCCGGCACCCGCTCGACGATCCTGCGTTACCCGGCCACGGCCACCACGCTCACCGCGGCGCCCTCCACGGAGTCCGTCGACCCGGTGACGCCCACGTCGGTCCGTCCGGCCGCCGGGGAGGTGGGTGGTGTGGATGGGCGGACCTGGCCGCTGGCGGTCGGCGCCGGGACACTGCTGGTCCTGCTCGGGCTGGCCGGCGTGCTGTGGTGGAGGCACACCGTGCGCCGGTGA
- a CDS encoding ATP-binding cassette domain-containing protein, with protein sequence MATSGNAIVAEGLRKRYRDRYALDGFDLRVPQGTVCGLLGPNGAGKTTAVRILSTLLRLDEGRAEVAGFDVTRQPDQVRYRIGLVGQHPALDEALSGRQNLVLFGRLFHLGRRRARQRAVELLERFGLADAAEQPVSTYSGGMRRRLDLAAGMILAPSVLFLDEPTTGLDPRGRNEVWESVRELVRAGTTVLLTTQQLDEADQLADRISVVEAGRVIAEGTPDDLKTRLGGDRIEVVVAAPADLAAAVAQVRQAADDEPTVDVDRRMVSVRVGHQAGALVDVLRALDAVNVAVADVALRRPTLDDVFLHLTGDRAPTAEVAA encoded by the coding sequence GTGGCGACGAGTGGGAACGCGATAGTGGCCGAAGGGCTGCGCAAGCGGTATCGGGACCGGTACGCGCTGGACGGTTTCGACCTGCGGGTGCCGCAGGGAACTGTGTGCGGCCTGCTCGGCCCAAACGGGGCCGGCAAGACCACAGCGGTACGAATCCTGTCCACCCTGCTCCGGCTCGACGAGGGTCGTGCCGAGGTGGCCGGCTTCGACGTGACCCGTCAGCCCGACCAGGTGCGCTACCGAATCGGGCTGGTGGGGCAGCATCCCGCGCTGGACGAGGCACTCAGCGGCCGGCAGAACCTGGTGCTCTTCGGCCGGCTGTTCCACCTGGGTCGCCGCCGGGCCCGGCAGCGGGCGGTCGAGCTGCTGGAACGCTTCGGTCTCGCCGACGCCGCCGAGCAGCCGGTCAGCACGTACTCCGGGGGCATGCGCCGTCGGCTCGACCTGGCGGCCGGCATGATCCTGGCCCCCTCGGTCCTCTTCCTCGACGAGCCCACCACCGGGCTGGATCCGCGTGGGCGCAACGAGGTGTGGGAGTCGGTCCGGGAGCTGGTGCGCGCCGGCACCACGGTGCTGCTCACCACCCAGCAGCTGGATGAGGCCGACCAGCTCGCCGACCGGATCTCGGTGGTCGAGGCCGGCCGGGTCATCGCCGAGGGGACCCCGGACGACCTCAAGACCCGACTCGGCGGCGACCGGATCGAGGTCGTCGTCGCGGCACCGGCCGACCTTGCCGCCGCCGTCGCCCAGGTACGCCAGGCAGCCGACGACGAACCGACGGTCGACGTGGACCGGCGGATGGTGAGCGTCCGAGTCGGTCATCAGGCCGGCGCGCTCGTCGACGTGCTGCGGGCGCTCGACGCGGTGAACGTCGCGGTGGCGGACGTCGCGCTGCGCCGCCCCACCCTGGACGACGTGTTCCTGCACCTCACCGGGGACCGGGCGCCGACCGCCGAGGTGGCGGCATGA
- a CDS encoding ABC transporter permease — protein sequence MIWLTWRQHRKQALYTLLGFAVLAAVLVPIGLSMRNTFADLGLTDCVNQLARADVAQTTRETCDAGFHRFTNQYGNLNLLAVLLITLPVLVGLFWGAPLVAREVEQGTHRFVWTQGVGRNQWALVKFGLVGAGVLVLAVGYGLGMSWWVEPLTQTAREGRFGLIVFDLQGVVPIGYTLFAVALGIFAGTVWKRMLPAMGITLAGFIGVRAAIAVLARPHYQPARTQTFPIDGGGIPEGNRGDWVLSVGIRNADGAMVAEDTRIQCPPGGKGPDGRACGAELGLKPGAYNWELYQPADRFWLFQGIETGIFVALALLLVYLAVRRVRRIA from the coding sequence ATGATCTGGTTGACCTGGCGGCAACACCGCAAGCAGGCGCTCTACACCCTGCTGGGGTTCGCGGTGCTGGCCGCCGTGCTGGTGCCGATCGGTTTGTCGATGCGGAACACCTTCGCCGACCTCGGGCTGACGGACTGCGTCAACCAGCTCGCCCGTGCCGATGTGGCGCAGACGACCCGCGAGACGTGCGATGCGGGCTTCCACCGCTTCACCAACCAGTACGGCAACCTCAACCTGCTGGCCGTACTCCTGATCACCCTGCCGGTGCTTGTCGGTCTGTTCTGGGGCGCCCCGCTGGTCGCCCGCGAGGTGGAGCAGGGCACGCACCGGTTCGTCTGGACCCAGGGTGTCGGCCGGAACCAGTGGGCCCTTGTGAAGTTCGGCCTGGTCGGCGCGGGCGTGCTGGTCCTCGCGGTCGGCTACGGGCTGGGCATGTCCTGGTGGGTCGAGCCGCTCACCCAGACCGCGCGCGAGGGCCGGTTCGGTCTGATCGTCTTCGACCTGCAGGGTGTCGTCCCGATCGGTTACACCCTCTTCGCGGTGGCGCTCGGCATCTTCGCCGGCACCGTGTGGAAACGGATGCTGCCTGCCATGGGCATCACCCTCGCCGGGTTCATCGGCGTTCGGGCGGCAATCGCCGTCCTGGCCCGACCGCACTACCAGCCGGCCCGCACCCAGACATTCCCGATCGACGGGGGCGGGATACCGGAGGGGAACCGAGGCGACTGGGTCCTCTCCGTGGGCATCCGCAACGCCGACGGGGCGATGGTGGCGGAGGACACCCGGATCCAGTGCCCGCCGGGTGGCAAGGGCCCGGACGGCCGTGCCTGCGGCGCCGAACTGGGCCTCAAGCCGGGCGCGTACAACTGGGAGCTGTACCAGCCGGCGGACCGGTTCTGGCTCTTCCAGGGCATCGAGACGGGCATCTTCGTCGCCCTCGCCCTGCTCCTGGTCTACCTGGCTGTGCGTCGGGTCCGCCGCATCGCCTAG
- a CDS encoding CG0192-related protein, whose protein sequence is MALLHRATLRPTKLDLLATWLPDRQWFAGPAGVEVVSRGAYRFDDPAGEVGIETMLVSAADGPVHHVPLTYRAAPLDGADGWLVGTTEHSVLGRRWVYDGCVDPVYAAALAHAILTGSGQAEQYFEVDGRREVREPTVTLVVDRAADAPVPAVGAVRRVVEEDRTLIDTGTVELVVVRRPGAGADGSAGVTLSGRWDGQSTTVPLAYARTR, encoded by the coding sequence ATGGCACTACTGCACAGGGCGACCCTGCGCCCCACGAAGCTGGACCTGCTGGCGACCTGGCTGCCCGACCGACAGTGGTTCGCCGGCCCGGCCGGCGTCGAGGTGGTGAGCCGAGGCGCCTACCGCTTCGACGACCCGGCCGGCGAGGTCGGCATCGAGACGATGCTGGTCAGCGCCGCCGACGGGCCGGTCCACCATGTTCCGCTCACCTACCGAGCCGCGCCCCTCGACGGTGCGGACGGCTGGCTCGTCGGCACCACCGAGCACTCGGTGCTCGGCCGGCGCTGGGTGTACGACGGCTGCGTCGACCCGGTGTACGCCGCCGCGCTCGCCCACGCGATCCTCACCGGCAGCGGCCAGGCGGAGCAGTACTTCGAGGTCGACGGCCGGCGCGAGGTGCGTGAGCCGACGGTGACGCTCGTCGTCGACCGCGCGGCCGACGCTCCCGTACCGGCCGTCGGCGCGGTGCGGCGGGTCGTCGAGGAGGACCGCACGCTCATCGACACCGGAACCGTCGAGCTGGTCGTCGTGCGTCGGCCGGGTGCCGGGGCCGACGGGTCGGCCGGCGTGACGCTGAGCGGTCGGTGGGACGGTCAGTCGACGACAGTGCCGCTGGCGTACGCCAGGACACGCTGA
- a CDS encoding GntR family transcriptional regulator, which produces MIEFVLDSRSKVNTYMQLVQQVKQALRVGLLTPGDQLPKVRDVAQSLAINPNTVLKAYRELEIEGLVGGRPGVGTFVQRTLAGASLPNQAELRDDLVAWLHRAQAAGLTAEDVIALVETTLRATLTDDAPHKEHA; this is translated from the coding sequence GTGATCGAGTTCGTACTGGACAGCCGGTCGAAGGTGAACACCTACATGCAGCTCGTGCAGCAGGTGAAACAGGCGCTGCGGGTTGGCCTGCTGACACCGGGCGACCAGTTGCCGAAGGTCCGGGACGTCGCGCAATCCCTGGCGATCAACCCGAACACGGTGCTGAAGGCGTACCGGGAGTTGGAGATCGAGGGTCTGGTCGGCGGCCGACCCGGGGTGGGCACGTTCGTCCAGCGCACCCTGGCCGGCGCGTCCCTGCCCAACCAGGCTGAGCTACGCGACGACCTGGTCGCCTGGCTGCACCGGGCGCAAGCTGCCGGCCTCACGGCCGAGGACGTCATCGCCCTGGTGGAGACGACGCTGCGCGCCACCCTCACCGACGACGCCCCGCACAAGGAGCACGCATGA
- a CDS encoding NAD(P)H-dependent flavin oxidoreductase → MSVLSTLRHPIIAAPMAGGPSTPALVAAVSAAGGLGFLAAGMIDTDRLVADVAEVRARTDWPFGVNVFLPDPGGVDEAAVQAYAERLAPQAALRGVRLGEPVGGDDAYPEKLAALLADPVPVVSFVFGLPDRAAVTALRERGTEVWATVTRPDAATAAADLGVDAVVVQGTEAGGHRGGLPDDDDYGLLPLLRLTAARCDRPLVAAGGLVDGPAVAAVLAAGAAAAQLGTAFLRCPEAGSSPMHRAAVAGATPTALTRSFTGKRARGLANDFLRQHDAVAPHGYPQVLHLTRPLLAAARRDGDASVANLWAGQAHPLARDLPAAQVVAEVSADARAALATVIERYGRWG, encoded by the coding sequence ATGTCCGTCCTGTCCACGTTGCGCCACCCGATCATCGCCGCTCCGATGGCCGGCGGCCCGTCCACGCCCGCGCTCGTGGCCGCCGTGTCCGCAGCGGGTGGGTTGGGCTTCCTCGCCGCCGGGATGATCGACACCGACCGGCTGGTCGCCGACGTCGCCGAGGTCCGCGCGCGTACCGATTGGCCGTTCGGTGTCAACGTCTTCCTGCCCGACCCCGGTGGCGTCGACGAGGCCGCCGTCCAGGCGTACGCCGAACGGCTCGCCCCGCAGGCCGCCCTGCGCGGGGTGCGGCTGGGCGAGCCGGTAGGAGGCGACGACGCGTACCCGGAGAAGCTGGCCGCCCTGCTCGCGGACCCGGTCCCGGTCGTGTCCTTCGTGTTCGGGCTGCCCGACCGGGCGGCGGTGACCGCCCTGCGCGAGCGGGGCACCGAGGTGTGGGCCACCGTCACCCGCCCGGACGCGGCGACCGCCGCCGCCGACCTGGGTGTGGACGCGGTGGTGGTGCAGGGCACCGAGGCCGGTGGGCATCGCGGCGGCCTACCGGACGATGACGACTACGGGCTGCTGCCGCTGCTCCGGCTGACCGCCGCCCGCTGTGACCGGCCGCTGGTGGCCGCCGGCGGCCTCGTCGACGGCCCCGCGGTGGCCGCCGTGTTGGCTGCCGGCGCCGCCGCCGCGCAACTCGGCACGGCCTTCCTGCGCTGCCCGGAGGCGGGCAGCTCGCCGATGCACCGGGCGGCGGTGGCCGGTGCCACGCCGACCGCGTTGACCCGGTCGTTCACCGGCAAGCGGGCCCGGGGTCTGGCCAACGACTTCCTGCGCCAGCACGACGCGGTGGCACCGCACGGTTACCCCCAGGTGCTACACCTGACGCGTCCACTGCTCGCCGCCGCCCGGCGCGACGGGGACGCGTCGGTGGCCAACCTGTGGGCCGGGCAGGCGCACCCGCTGGCCCGGGACCTGCCGGCCGCGCAGGTGGTCGCCGAGGTGAGTGCCGACGCGCGGGCCGCGCTGGCCACGGTGATCGAGCGGTACGGCCGCTGGGGCTGA
- a CDS encoding ABC transporter ATP-binding protein: protein MDMVLEADRLGKRYGSTWALRDCSLHLPAGRIAALVGPNGAGKSTLLHLAVGLLKPDAGTVRVFGRSPYGDTEGLADIGFVAQDTPLYRDFTASELVVAGGKLNKRWDAALARQRLAQLGIPPDKPVGKLSGGQRAQVALALALAKQPRLLLLDEPVASLDPLARREFLQSLMGSVAESGTTVLLSSHLLADLERVCDYLIVLNASQVQLTGAVDDLVAEHRQLVGPRHDGGAIGGVAAVVRTSHTDRQSTLLVRTDGPVTDPAWTVREVSLEDVVLAYLADGTTKTNHSEWGVAA, encoded by the coding sequence ATGGACATGGTCTTGGAAGCAGACCGGCTCGGCAAGCGGTACGGCAGCACCTGGGCGTTACGGGACTGCTCGCTGCATCTGCCGGCCGGCCGGATCGCCGCGTTGGTCGGGCCGAACGGCGCGGGCAAGAGCACGCTGTTGCACCTGGCCGTCGGGCTGCTCAAGCCCGACGCGGGCACGGTCCGGGTGTTCGGCCGGTCCCCCTACGGTGACACGGAGGGCCTGGCCGACATCGGCTTCGTCGCCCAGGACACCCCGCTGTACCGGGACTTCACGGCGTCCGAATTGGTCGTCGCCGGCGGCAAGCTGAACAAGCGGTGGGACGCGGCGTTGGCCCGCCAGCGGCTGGCGCAGCTCGGCATCCCGCCGGACAAGCCGGTCGGCAAGCTCTCCGGTGGTCAACGGGCCCAGGTGGCGCTTGCCCTGGCACTGGCGAAGCAGCCGCGGCTGCTGCTGCTCGACGAACCGGTCGCCAGCCTCGACCCCCTGGCTCGCCGGGAGTTCCTCCAGTCGTTGATGGGCAGCGTCGCGGAGTCAGGCACCACAGTCCTGCTCTCCTCGCACCTGCTGGCCGACCTGGAACGGGTCTGCGACTACCTGATCGTGCTCAACGCCTCCCAGGTGCAGCTCACCGGCGCGGTCGACGACCTGGTCGCCGAGCACCGGCAACTCGTCGGGCCGCGCCACGACGGCGGCGCAATCGGGGGCGTCGCCGCAGTGGTCCGGACCAGCCACACCGATCGGCAGTCCACGTTGCTGGTCCGCACCGACGGGCCGGTCACCGATCCGGCCTGGACGGTCCGCGAGGTCAGCCTGGAGGACGTCGTGCTGGCCTATCTGGCCGACGGCACCACGAAGACCAATCACAGCGAGTGGGGGGTAGCGGCATGA
- a CDS encoding SRPBCC domain-containing protein → MIEIGAQVDLSHPPERVWLALTDRELLGRWFAEAETVEGVPDRMLLHTADLPGFEADVEVEVTERQEPDLLVLACDEAGRLSELTCTVTATKQGCRLELREVSTHGAWSAEQHEPREQQLRQGLTVRLPAILDWLAFQQVDLRRADGGMTTELPLIRVRGGAGRNSRRRRTLVAVVAGAVLVAGTAAFVTLPPDPKPTAAPAPTTTASPTTTAGTTTVAAPPATQSARPTRTTASATTRPSRTPSAKPSRTPSSAAPPPPPAPVVVARYETDSSRLFGYTGEIVVDNPGSAPVADWAVVVTLAEGTTVDDVDGASGRQDGRAITFTGAAVGAGKSLTISFDVRDSRPKAREPESCTIGGQPCQGL, encoded by the coding sequence GTGATCGAGATCGGTGCGCAGGTCGACCTGTCCCACCCGCCTGAGCGGGTCTGGCTCGCGCTGACCGATCGGGAGTTGCTCGGCCGGTGGTTCGCCGAGGCCGAGACGGTCGAGGGCGTACCGGACCGGATGCTGCTGCACACGGCAGACCTGCCCGGCTTCGAGGCAGACGTCGAGGTCGAGGTGACCGAGCGGCAGGAGCCGGACCTCCTCGTGCTGGCCTGCGACGAGGCCGGCCGGCTCAGCGAGCTGACCTGCACGGTCACCGCCACGAAGCAGGGCTGCCGGCTGGAGCTGCGGGAGGTCAGCACGCACGGGGCGTGGTCCGCCGAGCAGCACGAGCCCCGCGAGCAACAACTCCGGCAGGGGCTGACCGTGCGGCTGCCGGCCATCCTCGACTGGCTCGCCTTCCAGCAGGTCGACCTGCGCCGCGCCGACGGTGGGATGACCACGGAACTGCCGCTGATCCGCGTACGCGGCGGGGCCGGCCGCAACTCCCGTCGGCGTCGCACGCTGGTCGCCGTGGTCGCCGGGGCCGTGCTGGTGGCGGGGACGGCGGCATTTGTGACGTTGCCGCCCGACCCGAAGCCGACCGCCGCGCCCGCACCGACAACCACCGCGTCGCCGACCACGACGGCCGGCACGACCACAGTGGCAGCGCCCCCGGCGACCCAGTCGGCGCGCCCCACGCGGACCACCGCGTCGGCGACCACCCGCCCGAGCCGGACCCCGTCGGCGAAGCCCTCGCGGACGCCCTCGTCGGCCGCCCCACCCCCGCCGCCGGCACCCGTGGTGGTGGCCCGCTACGAGACCGACTCCAGCCGCCTGTTCGGCTACACCGGCGAGATCGTTGTCGACAATCCCGGCAGCGCACCGGTGGCAGACTGGGCCGTGGTGGTCACCCTCGCCGAAGGCACCACAGTCGATGACGTAGACGGCGCGAGCGGGCGACAGGACGGACGGGCGATCACCTTCACCGGAGCCGCCGTGGGGGCTGGGAAATCCCTGACGATCAGCTTCGATGTTCGCGACAGTCGGCCGAAGGCCCGGGAACCGGAGAGCTGCACGATCGGCGGGCAACCCTGCCAGGGCCTCTGA
- a CDS encoding ABC transporter permease: MSAVSMPAPAVDLTPGRPTLLADSSALIWRALARWRRDPGPLIASLGFNILIVLMFAYLFGGALQVPGGGSYREFLMPGMFVMTMVFGISLTTIAVAEDLERGVTDRLRSMPVSPLAPLAARAVADMLFALVTLGVLLLTGLAIGWRAHGGAAATLAAVGLILLLRFALIWVGIFLGLVARGQTAVVAVQTLEFPLGFLSNAFVAPSTMPAWLGAVAAWNPLSATVGATRELFGNPGWGGDSWAAQHYPWLAVLWPLVLVAVFLPLSVARYRRLAG, encoded by the coding sequence ATGAGCGCGGTGAGCATGCCGGCCCCGGCGGTGGATCTGACGCCCGGACGGCCCACCCTCCTGGCCGACAGCAGCGCGCTGATCTGGCGCGCCCTGGCCCGGTGGCGACGCGATCCCGGTCCGCTGATCGCCTCGCTCGGCTTCAACATCCTGATCGTGCTGATGTTCGCCTACCTGTTCGGTGGCGCGTTGCAGGTGCCCGGCGGCGGCAGTTACCGGGAGTTCCTGATGCCCGGCATGTTCGTGATGACCATGGTCTTCGGCATCAGCCTCACCACGATCGCCGTTGCCGAGGACCTGGAGCGCGGGGTGACCGACCGGCTCCGATCGATGCCCGTCTCGCCGCTGGCACCGCTGGCGGCCCGGGCGGTGGCCGACATGCTGTTCGCGCTGGTCACCCTCGGAGTCCTGCTGCTGACCGGTCTCGCGATCGGCTGGCGGGCGCACGGCGGGGCGGCTGCCACACTGGCGGCGGTGGGCTTGATCCTGCTGCTGCGCTTCGCCCTGATCTGGGTCGGCATCTTCCTCGGGTTGGTCGCCCGTGGGCAGACGGCCGTGGTGGCAGTACAGACCCTGGAGTTCCCGCTCGGCTTCCTCTCCAACGCGTTCGTCGCACCGTCCACCATGCCCGCCTGGCTCGGTGCGGTGGCCGCGTGGAACCCGCTGTCGGCGACCGTCGGCGCCACCCGCGAGCTGTTCGGCAACCCCGGTTGGGGTGGTGACTCCTGGGCGGCGCAGCACTACCCGTGGCTGGCAGTGCTCTGGCCGCTCGTACTGGTCGCGGTCTTCCTGCCGCTCTCGGTCGCCCGCTACCGGCGGCTGGCCGGCTGA